CTTGCATCTCATAactgtttttataaaatttcttgaagAGGAAAGTAACACAAATGTTAAGTGTTAATTGGTTAGATTTAGCAATTATAaactattttttcttattttagtTGAAATCTTAGTTAAAAGAATATACATTATATGCTAATTAACTAGTCTAATAATTGATTTCTTCAGAAGAATCCAAAAGTTTTATGACAATCCTCTTCAATACATATTAAAAactaaatagaaataaaaatgttttctcaaaaatttaattctttattaatttagtcttaaaaattttatagacccattatataatataatttaaacatataaattttGTGCATAATTTCTATTACATAGTTGAATTAGTTTTATCTATCTATAGTTAGATAGCTTCTAAAAAGTCAAGGTCTCCTAGAATTTCATCCGCAAACATAAGTGATAACATAAGTAAATAAAATGTTATCTGCTGATAATGCTACATGCTACAATGATTTATAATTGGATTACTGACATACTTCttcaaaatatgtaaatagaatATTGCACAAGATGTTTTCCTTAGTTCATATATTAATGTGCATGTTtatcataataaataaaaagataataGAGATATAAAAAAgcactaaaaattattatttagttaaattaataataccaataaaaatttaagaacatatttcttatattagtatataaaaacatatagctgtatataaaaatattagtttGATATTACATAATTGCAAAAAATTTTACTTGTTTATAGAATATTCTACAAGGCAATGTATTAAAGAAGTTTGCCGTTAAAAGAATTAAGCGATCTTCAAAGTAGTTCAGATGTCTGTACTGCTGGACACCATAAAAGAACCGTGTGTATTACAGGCAGCATCATCTGCTTCAATGGAAATAGAAAATGAAGATACTAAAGTGAGTAGTAAAGTGAAGtttgtttatttcatattaaattagTACCTTGTAATTAAACAAACTGAATCATCTGatgtattaaattatgttttggatacatattttataaatttgaatttcacTGTATATCTGATTTCAGTCAATGGAAAATCTAATATTCAGCTATATAATACACAAAATTAAATTGTGTATTTCAGAAGAAACAAGAAAAAGATATTGGGACCAATGGAATTTCGAATACACAAAGGGTATGGACGAGTTTGGTGTCAGGTGCCATTGCAGGAGCATTGGCAAAAACAACAATAGCACCTTTGGATCGCACAAaaataaacttccaaatttcgaatCAACCATATTCGGCAAAAGCAGCAGTTAATTTCTTGATAAAAACCCTTAGAACAGAGGGTTTGTTAAGCTTATGGCGTGGAAATAGTGCAACTATGGTTAGAATTATTCCATATTCTGCTGTTCAGTTCACAGCCCATGAACAGTGGAAGAGAATTCTGGGAGTAAATGGATCAGAAAGGTAaccataatattaaaattgaactataattatacaagaaAATACAATGCACAAATATTTGTTCAATACTTGAGGTTGAActtttaaacataaataattatcaCATGTTAACTCtctatacattaatattttatgcttataattgcaaatgaaaatatgtctagagatatttatattactaaataataacaaaatttaagaacataatatttgttatattattctGTAGCATACTTATTACAGtacatttaaattgtaataatacatAGCAGAAAGGTGAAagggaaaatttttaatttaatatggaCATTTTAAGTTACACAAGTGAATAAAGAGTTAATGATTTGTGATGTTTTGGTTTTTATAgagatttcatattttattgttaaaaaattaacaaaattgcactaaaaataaaaatattacagtaataGTATTAaactacaataataatttttaataatatgattgtttTACCATACttaatttccaaaaatatttttattcagaGAAAAACCAGGATTAAACTTTCTTGCTGGATCATTGGCGGGTATAACATCTCAAGGTACAACTTATCCTCTGGATTTGATGAGAGCAAGAATGGCTGTGACACAGAAGAATGAATATAGAACGTTACGACAGATTTTTGTACGTATTTACATGGAAGAAGGAATATTAGCCTATTACCGTGGATTTCCTGCAACATTGCTCGGTGTCATTCCCTATGCTGGCTGTAGCTTCTTCACCTACGATCTACTTAGGAATCTGTTGACTGGTGAGTCGGTTCTTTCACAAACTAGTTTTACGCCGTGACGGTGCTTACACGCAAAGAAAAAAATCGTGATTTATACGAACAAGAGTGGCTCGTGTATGATCGTAAAGCAGGGTACCCGTGGGGCACATCGGGACTGTTTCCCGATATTGGGGCAGTACTTACTTTAATAGCGACGCTTGTTGAGACAAGTCCGATGGCGGCATTTTTCAAGTACGTGCTTCATTGTTCGATGATGGCTACGTGTCGATGAATAGTGTACACGGTGGCTATTCCTGGGTTCTCAACATCACTGATTTGCGGCGGCATTGCCGGAATGATTGCTCAGACTAGCAGCTATCCGTTGGACATCGTCCGGAGAAGAATGCAGACCTCGGCAATCAAGGGACAGCATTATCAAACTATTAGGTCAACTGTGatgaaaatttacaagtaagtttaaaataaagctttttattttaaatagctGTTAACCCTCTATAACGCTGTGTAACTTTGAAATCATATGcacatatatttgtattttttaagttttattttCCTTCTTCCTGCAACAAAGATAGCATTTTATTGTTGCACCATTcctttataaattaaaagaagTTTACGAAATAATTATAAAGACACATATAATCGTTCTTTCTATAactatttgtaaataataattttattgatatgTTTACATAATATAGAGTGCAATTGAATAACATGTCAAGTAGTTGAAATGTGATCATTTGttaaaaaagtaagaaaaaatatacaacataattttttgtttgaaactcAAGTTTCGAGCTAATCAAGTTCAAATATCCATTATGAACACTTAACAATTACAGCTAAGAAATGACTTTCTGTCACAGTTCCTATTCATGAATAATAGTTTGCTAATTTTTCTATCATAATTATACTGATAGAACACATTAATTATACATTCCAAATACGTTATTAGAAATACAAATATAAGTAGTAACAAGAGCACAATAGTATATACAAGAGCGAGGGTAACATTTTCAACAAtattgttgaaaataaaataccaaaaagaaatattattctgTCCCCAATTCTTCTTGACATGTCATTCAACCGCACTCTATACAGCTTTATGACTTCTGCATCATATCAATCTATAATAATAACACCGAGTAATTCaaataacattttcatttttcttcctttgcttatttcataatattataGACTTGAAAGATGGAAAGTGAAGTACTGtgcaaaaaattttaaacaaaaaagaaataaaaaatactgaTAACTATCAATTGAATGTCTCTTTACTAGATTCAAATGAAAAGTAGTCTGTATAATATATTCTcaatgttatataaatattattaatactaaaattgcatttattgataaatcagtaaataaaagatattacaaaaaactttctaaaaaataatatcatATAAAACATTTCTTTGATTGTTTTGTAAAGAAGTATCCTGTATGAAAACTTTACTCTATATTATTCTTTTTCAGTTGTAGAAAAATTCTTAATGAAAAAGTTATAaagaatgtataaaattatattactgcCAAATCTAAATGTAGATGTACatacaaatattgtaatttcatAATGATTTCAAAATTACAGTCTTCTTTTTTATCAGTAAAGTGTTTAAGATTATAAATTAATCTGTACATCATATTTGAAGATAAATGTTGACTAATTTTCATTAGAAAAATGTTTTGATTAGCATAGTTCTATTAAATTTgaatcaaattattattacatttcttactggtaaaagtatattttacactatatataattttaatcattttcagaGAAGAAGGTATAATGGCCTTCTATAAAGGATTAAGCATGAATTGGGTCAAAGGCCCAATCGCCGTAGGAATTAGTTTTGCCACGAATGATACGATCCGCGATACGTTAAGGAAGATTATTGTTGGTCGAAACGCCTCatgaaattaatatacaaatgTTATCAAGTACTGTATACAATTAGAGAAACTGAAAAAAAAGCTACTAATTATTCGTTAACATAGAACATTTAATTATAGCAGAAATATACTTTCATTTGCTAAACAGTCCTTTCaactatacatacatacaaaaattattaacaaaataatatatagaATCATGCGATAATGTTTCAGTCAAATTATACAATTCTCAAAGGACGCGTTTCAAAAGGCAGGGAGAATATTAGTACAAATGATTACTGTATATATTGTTacttaaaatgttataaaagaaaatgttgAACTACTGACAAGATACATGTCATACAAGTATGCGGAAGTCAATGAAAAACAAATatgttatatttcaaatttaacacaAGTTGTATTGAAACTACTGCCCCTGTAATTTCCCATTCTATAATTAATGGTACAAAATACGTAAagatgattttatatttttaatttttgcaaaaacaattttttaaatatttgtctttaaagttttttctgttttaaaaatacttaactatattatatataaatgtttttaaatgatTATAAGATGag
The Megachile rotundata isolate GNS110a chromosome 5, iyMegRotu1, whole genome shotgun sequence DNA segment above includes these coding regions:
- the DPCoAC gene encoding dephosphocoenzyme A carrier isoform X3: MSVLLDTIKEPCVLQAASSASMEIENEDTKKKQEKDIGTNGISNTQRVWTSLVSGAIAGALAKTTIAPLDRTKINFQISNQPYSAKAAVNFLIKTLRTEGLLSLWRGNSATMVRIIPYSAVQFTAHEQWKRILGVNGSEREKPGLNFLAGSLAGITSQGTTYPLDLMRARMAVTQKNEYRTLRQIFVRIYMEEGILAYYRGFPATLLGVIPYAGCSFFTYDLLRNLLTGYPWGTSGLFPDIGAVLTLIATLVETSPMAAFFKYVLHCSMMATCR
- the DPCoAC gene encoding dephosphocoenzyme A carrier isoform X2, with the translated sequence MSVLLDTIKEPCVLQAASSASMEIENEDTKKKQEKDIGTNGISNTQRVWTSLVSGAIAGALAKTTIAPLDRTKINFQISNQPYSAKAAVNFLIKTLRTEGLLSLWRGNSATMVRIIPYSAVQFTAHEQWKRILGVNGSEREKPGLNFLAGSLAGITSQGTTYPLDLMRARMAVTQKNEYRTLRQIFVRIYMEEGILAYYRGFPATLLGVIPYAGCSFFTYDLLRNLLTAGYPWGTSGLFPDIGAVLTLIATLVETSPMAAFFKYVLHCSMMATCR
- the DPCoAC gene encoding dephosphocoenzyme A carrier isoform X1, with product MSVLLDTIKEPCVLQAASSASMEIENEDTKKKQEKDIGTNGISNTQRVWTSLVSGAIAGALAKTTIAPLDRTKINFQISNQPYSAKAAVNFLIKTLRTEGLLSLWRGNSATMVRIIPYSAVQFTAHEQWKRILGVNGSEREKPGLNFLAGSLAGITSQGTTYPLDLMRARMAVTQKNEYRTLRQIFVRIYMEEGILAYYRGFPATLLGVIPYAGCSFFTYDLLRNLLTVYTVAIPGFSTSLICGGIAGMIAQTSSYPLDIVRRRMQTSAIKGQHYQTIRSTVMKIYKEEGIMAFYKGLSMNWVKGPIAVGISFATNDTIRDTLRKIIVGRNAS